From the Octopus sinensis linkage group LG28, ASM634580v1, whole genome shotgun sequence genome, one window contains:
- the LOC115225839 gene encoding retinol dehydrogenase 12, translating to MTGRVVIITGANSGIGFEAARLLCEGGNDVILACRNEDKGKAAVEKILSKNPNALATFMQMDLADKASIHKFVEDFHKTEKKLHVLINNAGCFLNPKETKRQFTKDNFELTMGTNHLGPFLLTNLLLPDLKKTGEENGDSRIVTVTTHLHDKSVTRRRPVVENLDIDNFFLEKENTYNSHQAYKNSKLANIMFTYELAKQLENTGVTANCLCPGFIPTTELTRSTSSAQRFYRKFVLHGLLRFTKMTRTVEQGAKALVEMATGEKLKSVNGKYYKEHQELKSSEESQNEEMQKKVWDLSARYCHLEGFEALDAPVPPPPEEPKEKSKEKSKSEEEKKEGGEEKAEEDKSEKTEEKAKDSEEKEGDKEATETAPAETEEAPKKVEEEDDLKKATPATEITPAATEVAA from the exons ATGACGGGGCGTGTCGTAATTATAACAGGAGCCAACTCCGGCATTGGATTTGAGGCAGCTCGTTTGCTGTGCGAAGGTGGTAACGATGTGATCCTTGCCTGTAGGAACGAGGACAAAGGGAAAGCCGCTGTGGAGAAAATTCTCAGCAAGAATCCAAATGCTTTGGCAACTTTCATGCAG ATGGATCTTGCTGACAAAGCTTCTATCCATAAATTCGTGGAAGATTTccataaaacagaaaagaaattgcACGTCTTAATCAATAATGCTGGCTGCTTCCTGAACCCGAAAGAGACAAAGCGTCAGTTCACTAAGGACAACTTTGAATTAACAATGGGTACAAATCACTTAG GACCTTTCTTGTTAACCAATCTGTTATTGCCTGATCTGAAGAAAACTGGTGAAGAAAATGGGGATTCCAGAATCGTTACCGTAACAACTCATCTTCATGACAAATCTGTCACCAGACGACGACCAG TTGTTGAAAACTTGGATATTGACAATTTCTTCTTGGAGAAGGAGAATACTTACAACTCTCACCAAGCATACAAGAACTCTAAACTGGCTAACATAATGTTCACCTATGAACTTGCTAAGCAGCTGGAGAATACTGGTGTCACTGCAAATTGCCTTTGCCCAG GTTTTATTCCAACAACAGAATTAACTCGTAGCACCAGCAGCGCTCAGCGCTTCTACCGCAAGTTTGTTCTCCATGGACTTCTCCGTTTCACAAAGATGACCAGAACTGTGGAACAAGGTGCCAAAGCTCTTGTTGAAATGGCAACTGGAGAGAAATTAAAAA GTGTTAATGGTAAATACTACAAAGAACACCAAGAACTGAAGTCTTCTGAAGAATCCCAGAACGAGGAAATGCAGAAGAAAGTCTGGGATCTGAGCGCCAGGTATTGTCACTTGGAAGGTTTTGAAGCTTTGGACGCCCCAGTTCCTCCTCCACCAGAAGAACCAAAGGAGAAATCTAAGGAAAAATCCAAAtctgaagaagagaagaaggaaggcgGCGAGGAGAAGGCTGAGGAAGATAAGTCTGAGAAGACTGAAGAGAAGGCTAAAG aTTCTGAGGAGAAAGAAGGTGATAAGGAAGCAACCGAGACCGCTCCTGCTGAGACTGAAGAGGCTCCAAAGAAGGTGGAAGAGGAAGATGACCTGAAGAAAGCTACCCCAGCAACGGAGAT